The Aeoliella mucimassa genome includes the window TACATGAGCAAGTCGGTCGCACCCAATGCGGCGAGATCTATGGCTTGCAAGAACCCGATTCGCCCCAGATTCGCCTGATCAAGCTGGCTTCGACCGGAGCCGCTCAGCTGGGCGAAGAGGTGGAGTTCACCTTGCGGTTCGACAACGTCGGCGACCAACCGATCGGCAACGTGACGATCGTCGACAACCTGGCGACCCGCCTGGTGTACGTGCCCGACTCGGCCAAATCGACGGTCGACGCCGATTTCTCGACCGAGCCCAACGAGGGTGGTTCCGAGGTGCTTCGCTGGGAGATCACCCAACCGCTGAAGCCGGGCGAAGGTGGCGTGCTGCGGTTTAAGGCTCGGGTTCGCTAATCCGACTTTGCCGGTGCTGTCACTCGCAGCTGCTGCAGGTTGTGGGTAGAATGGCGGATTTCCCGCCTGGCCCCCTGCCCTGCCCCGCTGCTCTGTCTCATGGCCTACCTGTATTTCGCAATCGTCTGCTTGTTGTTCGGATCGAATTTCAAGCTGATGGATGTCGCAGCCACTGCGCTCGGCCCACTGACCGTGGGGTCCGCTCGCCTGCTGGGGGGAGCGGCCGTGCTGTTGGGCATCGTGCTGGTGAAACGGCAGTCGCTGGCGGTCGATCGTAAGACGCTGCTGCGGATAACCATTGTCGCGATCACTGCGAACGCCTACCCGTTCGTGATTCAGCCGTGGATCCTCAGTCAGGAAGCGGATCACAGCTTTCTGGCGATCTTCGTGCCGCTCACGCCGTTGATGACGATCATGGCCGCGGTGCCGATGCTCGGCGTGCGTCCCACTGGCAAGCAAACCATCGGTGTGGCCGTCGGTCTGGTGCTGCTGGTGTGGATCGCCTTGGCCGATGCCGAAACGCACCACTTTCCCCAATGGCTGATGCCGATCGCAGTGACGGTTCCGCTGTCGTACGCAATTGGCAACACGCTGGTCCGCCAGCAACTGCAGCAGGTGCCCGCACTGGTGATTTCCTCCATTCAGCTCGCGGTCGGCGGAACGTTGCTGCTTCCGCTGGCGATTTGGGAATGCCTGACGATGCCAACCAAAGGTACGCCTGCCGATCTGGAGCACGCCGTGTTCGCGTTGTCGATTCTCGGCCCGCTCGGCACCGGTGCTTGCATCGGCTTGTTGGTTCACCTGATTCTCGAGCGCGGGCCGCTGTTCGCCGGCATGACCACCTACGTGATTCCGCTGGTCGCCCTGGGGTGGGGCTACCGCGATGGCGAAGCGATCAGCACCCTGCAGCTTGTCGCCATGGGAGGCATCCTCTGCATGGTGGCCCTGGTTCAGTCGAGCCAGGCGAACTACGTGTCGGCCGCGAGAACTAGTCGTTAACCATCCAGAAGTAGTACACTGGACTTTTGGCTCTCCCTTTCCTCCTTTCCCTTGTTGTCTTGTCATGCATCCCTGGATCGCCCAACGCACGCAGTACGTCGACAGTTCCGGCATTCGCAAAGTGTTCGACCTGGCGGCCAAGCTGGCCAATCCCATCAACCTGTCGATCGGCCAGCCGGACTTCGCCGTGCCCGATGCAGTGAAGCAGGCAGCCATCCAAGCAATCAACGACGACCAGAACGGGTACAGCCTGACCCAAGGCATCCCCGCCCTCCGCGAGCGGTTGCAGGCCGATGTCGACAAGCAATACGGGCACGACAATCGTCGGGTGCTCGTGACCAGCGGTACTTCCGGCGCGCTGGTGCTCGCGCTGATGGCCATGGTCGATCCCGACGACGAAGTCATTTGTTTTGATCCTTACTTTGTGATGTACCCAGCCCTCACCGGCATGGTGGGTGGCAAGGTGGTAAAGGTCGATACCTATCCCGACTTCCATGTCGATCTGGCCAAAGTCGAAGCGGCTATCACGCCTCGTACGAAGCTCATCCTGTTCAACAGCCCGGCGAATCCGACCGGCGTGCTCGCGACCGAGGACGAAGTCCGCGGGCTGGCCGAACTAGCGGCCAAGCACAACATTGCTATCGTGTCCGACGAGATCTATCGCCGGTTCTGTTACTCCGACGAGCTGGTGAGTCCAGCGTCGTTTAACGATCAGGCGATCGTGGTCGATGGGTTCAGCAAAACGTACGGCGTCACCGGATGGCGGCTCGGCTTTGTGCATGGGCCGGCTGAGATCATCGACAAGATGACGATGCTGCAGCAGTACACCTACGTATGTGCTCCGCACCCGTTGCAATGGTCGATGCTGGCCGCGCTCGATGTCGACATGCAGCCGTACGTCGATTCGTATCGCCATCGCCGCGACTTGCTGCTCGACGGACTTCGCTCGGCAGGCTACGAGGTCTCGCAACCCGACGGGGCATTCTACGTATTCCCCAAGGCACCTTGGGGAACCGGCAGCGAGTTCGTCGCCGAGGCCATCGCCCGCGAGCTGCTCATCATCCCGGGCAACATCTTCAGCGCACGCGACACTCACTTCCGCATTTCGTACGCAGCGAGTGAAGAGACCGTAAAGCGCGGCATCGATGTGCTGACCGACCTGGCCAAGCGTTAGTCGTTTATTCTCTCACGAGCACCTCCTTCAAGGTTTCATGTCTGTTACGCGTCAACAATGGATCGATTCGCTCGCCCTCCAACCTCACCCCGAGGGTGGCTGGTATCGCGAGATGTACCGCGCGGACGAATCGGTTCCACAGACCTCGCTCCCCTCTCGGTTTACTGGCGATCGTTCGTTCAGCACCGCGATTTACTACTTGCTCGGCCCTGGCGACTTCTCGGCACTGCACCGCATTCACCAAGACGAGCTGTGGCACTTTTACGATGGCTCGCCGCTGGCGATCGAGGTGATCCACCCCGACGGCCGCGCCGAGCAACTGCGACTCGGTCGCGATGTGACCGCCGGCGAGGCTCCGCTGGCGATCGTGCCAGCCGGTAGCTGGTTCGGCGCCCAGGTACTCGACCCCACCGGCTTCGCGCTCGCTGGCTGCACGGTAGCCCCCGGGTTCGACTTCGCCGACTTCGAGATGCCGACCCGCGACGAGTTGCTGGCCCTCTTTCCGCAGCACCAAGCCCTCATCACCCGGCTAACACGCTAGGCGAGCTGGCGGGCGGTTCGGTTTTGCGAATTGGCTGGCACCAATGTTCGCGTCGTCGGTCGGCTCTGAGTCCGTTGTGTTATGCCCCCAAAAGCCCGAAATCGATTCGTGGGGGCTTTATTCTCGTTTCACGGCGGCCACGAAGGTTCGTTTGATCCTTTAAATTCAGGCGTTTTTTCATAGAGGCCGAAACCACCCGACTGGCGTTTCGCCCCACTGCCCCAAAAAGTGGGGGCAAAACACGACGGCACGCCCCACCCCATTCTTCGCTGCTCTACCTTCTGCTTCATCCGTTTGCCCCCCATGAGTTCTCCTCTTCGTATTGCACCTAACGGCCTGCACTAACTATACACTTGTATCCCACCTGTTATAGCAGAAGTGGTGGCCATTTCGAAGCGAAAAGTGCACAAATCACAAGAAGAACCCTGTCCCGCTGAAGGAGAGGACTTTGCAGCCAACACCAGTAGGCTTGGCTGAACGGAAAGTCGACCGATGGCATAAACAATCAGGCCGAACCACATGCACAGGCATGGACAACAACAGCTTGGCCGAGCTTATGATCAAAGAGCTGGGTAGGCGCGCAGCGTGAGCGCAGAGTGCCCGACGGGAGTGCACGCAGTTTACCGAACCCGCCAGGGGCCGTCAAATTTTTGACTTGGTTTTGGAATCGAATTCCGTTCCTCGCATTCGTTTCGTCAAAAATATGTTTGGACCCGCCGGTCAAATCGGCTAATATCTCGTCGGAGGAAGAGTAGCTTCCATAGCAAGCTTCGTTTTCACGTTACTCCAAGCAGTGCAACACCTTAAGAAGGAATACGAGAGAGTGATTTCAAAAGACTTTGCCAGTATTAACGAAAAAACTGGCAAAACCTCTGTAAGACTTCGCCCTCAGCGGTAAACCTTCTATTAAGCCCTTCATGTCTACTCATGAGGGCCCCTTTTCAGGCGGTCGTCTCAGGCGACAAGACAACAATCACCTTTCGGCAACCTCACTTTTTTTCGGGGGGGGTGAGATAGGTGACGTTCACACGGTATCGGCGGGCCGATCAGCGATGCTGGTCGTAGATATGTGTTGTGATTGATGCATCGCACTCGTTATGGAGAAGATAAGATGGTGCGCACTCGCTCGGGTTTTACCCTAGTTGAACTGTTGGTGGTGATTGCCATTATCGGTATCCTTGTGGCATTGCTGTTGCCAGCAGTTCAGTCCGCCCGCGAAGCCGCGCGGCGCAACAGTTGCAAAAACAATCTGAAGCAAATGGGCCTGGCCCTGCTGAACTACGAAAATGCGTATGGCGTTTTGCCTGGTGGTCAAACCGATTCGTCTTTGTACTATTCGGTAAACACCCAGATTCTTCCCTACATGGAACAAGGTACGACTCACGACCGGATTGAGTTCGATAAATTCATCTACGATACGAGCAGTGCCAATCCGACGATTGCCCAAGTGCAACCCGAAGTCTATCTCTGCCCTTCCGATCCACAGCAAGGTGGCAACGCCTACTCGTGGTCAGGCAGTAGCGGCTCGACCTTCATGGGATGGACCAACTATCACTCGAATGCTGGCAGTTGGGTGCGACTCGGTGGCTGGGACGGAGTGTTCGGCCCCATGAACGACACCGCCGGTAAACCGGCCTTCAAACCATTACGTCTGGCCCGCGTTGTCGATGGCACCAGCAACACCGTTGCCTTTGCCGAGGTAGCCAATGGCCTGGCTCCCGACATCGCTTCGGGCACCGGCACTGGCGATCCGATTGCCGACTGTTTTGAGTTTGGCTCTCCGCCTAGCGGCAAGCTTGCGGCCGTGCAGAATCAATTCCTCGAGAAAGACTGGCGGACCGCTGCAGTCCCATGGTCGGGCGAGTGGCGTTTCCGCGGCTACCCCTGGGTCGAAGGCACTATGTGGCGCACTTGGTACAACCACTTGTTGCCGCCGAACTCGGTCTGCTGGCGTCCTGATAGCTGGTGGGAAATCGTATCTCCCGCGTCGAGCTACCATGCTGGCGTCGTGAATGCGGTGAAACTCGATGGCAGTGTCGACTCGGTACCCGAAGATATTGATCCAATCGTCTGGACCGACATGGGCACCCGCGACGGTTTGCCCCCCGAGCCACAAACCACGGGTCCACGCCGGTAAGCCGGTTGGTTCCCTTTCCGAACATTTGATATTACGTGTTTCGAAACGAATGAGTCTCTCCATGAAGAAGATGCTTTCCCCCACCAGCCGCCCTGCCCTGCTGCCTCGATTCCATGCTCTATCTGCCCTGCTATTGCTGGCAGTACTCGGCATTGGGCAGATTGGATGCAGCTCGGAAGAACCGGAGCCGATCACTGGTGACCAGTTGGAGGAAGCGGTAGAAGTGGAGCAGAATCGCGCCAACCGCGAGCGTGAAGAAGGTTAATTGCTATCTGCTTGTGATGCTGCTGTAGTCTGTTTGCTTCGTTTATCGCCTGCTTTTGATTTGCTCATGTCCGCGAAATCGGTCGACAGTTCGACCCCCAACGTCGAACCGCTGGAATCTCGCCGCACGCTAAGCGTGTTGTGGTCGCAGCATCATTTGATGGTGCTTGGCTACATACGTTCGGTGGTGATCGATTTCCATATGGCCGACGACGTGCTGCAGGAGACCGCCGCTGCGGTGGCCGAGAAGTTCGACGACTACGACTCGTCGCGGCCGTTCCTGCCATGGGTACTCGGTGTCGCCCGCAACAAAATTCTGGTCGCCCTTCGTAAGAACTCGCGCGACCGTTGCGTGTTCGACGAAGACCTCGTGTCGCAACTAGCCGATACCTATTCGCAGCTCGACATCGATAACAACGAAGCCCAGGAAGCACTGAGCGAGTGCGTTTCGACCCTGCAGCGTCGCGCCCGCAAGTTGCTCGAACTCCGCTACGTACGCGATCTGTCAGCGAATGCCATCGCCCAGGCCACTGGTACCACCGCCGGCGCGGCAGGCGTG containing:
- a CDS encoding DMT family transporter, yielding MAYLYFAIVCLLFGSNFKLMDVAATALGPLTVGSARLLGGAAVLLGIVLVKRQSLAVDRKTLLRITIVAITANAYPFVIQPWILSQEADHSFLAIFVPLTPLMTIMAAVPMLGVRPTGKQTIGVAVGLVLLVWIALADAETHHFPQWLMPIAVTVPLSYAIGNTLVRQQLQQVPALVISSIQLAVGGTLLLPLAIWECLTMPTKGTPADLEHAVFALSILGPLGTGACIGLLVHLILERGPLFAGMTTYVIPLVALGWGYRDGEAISTLQLVAMGGILCMVALVQSSQANYVSAARTSR
- a CDS encoding pyridoxal phosphate-dependent aminotransferase, producing MHPWIAQRTQYVDSSGIRKVFDLAAKLANPINLSIGQPDFAVPDAVKQAAIQAINDDQNGYSLTQGIPALRERLQADVDKQYGHDNRRVLVTSGTSGALVLALMAMVDPDDEVICFDPYFVMYPALTGMVGGKVVKVDTYPDFHVDLAKVEAAITPRTKLILFNSPANPTGVLATEDEVRGLAELAAKHNIAIVSDEIYRRFCYSDELVSPASFNDQAIVVDGFSKTYGVTGWRLGFVHGPAEIIDKMTMLQQYTYVCAPHPLQWSMLAALDVDMQPYVDSYRHRRDLLLDGLRSAGYEVSQPDGAFYVFPKAPWGTGSEFVAEAIARELLIIPGNIFSARDTHFRISYAASEETVKRGIDVLTDLAKR
- a CDS encoding cupin domain-containing protein translates to MSVTRQQWIDSLALQPHPEGGWYREMYRADESVPQTSLPSRFTGDRSFSTAIYYLLGPGDFSALHRIHQDELWHFYDGSPLAIEVIHPDGRAEQLRLGRDVTAGEAPLAIVPAGSWFGAQVLDPTGFALAGCTVAPGFDFADFEMPTRDELLALFPQHQALITRLTR
- a CDS encoding DUF1559 domain-containing protein is translated as MVRTRSGFTLVELLVVIAIIGILVALLLPAVQSAREAARRNSCKNNLKQMGLALLNYENAYGVLPGGQTDSSLYYSVNTQILPYMEQGTTHDRIEFDKFIYDTSSANPTIAQVQPEVYLCPSDPQQGGNAYSWSGSSGSTFMGWTNYHSNAGSWVRLGGWDGVFGPMNDTAGKPAFKPLRLARVVDGTSNTVAFAEVANGLAPDIASGTGTGDPIADCFEFGSPPSGKLAAVQNQFLEKDWRTAAVPWSGEWRFRGYPWVEGTMWRTWYNHLLPPNSVCWRPDSWWEIVSPASSYHAGVVNAVKLDGSVDSVPEDIDPIVWTDMGTRDGLPPEPQTTGPRR
- a CDS encoding sigma-70 family RNA polymerase sigma factor yields the protein MSAKSVDSSTPNVEPLESRRTLSVLWSQHHLMVLGYIRSVVIDFHMADDVLQETAAAVAEKFDDYDSSRPFLPWVLGVARNKILVALRKNSRDRCVFDEDLVSQLADTYSQLDIDNNEAQEALSECVSTLQRRARKLLELRYVRDLSANAIAQATGTTAGAAGVALHRIRKALKDCVQFKLGEAMHPGGDA